The genomic segment TGCTTGATAGCAATATATAAACAACTTCAGCACATATTCTTCACTTcctccctttcttcttcttcttcttcttcttctacggATCAGATCTTAAGTTTCTAGCTAGTAGGTGGTTGATTTGTGTGGTAAACTACATGTctacatgttttgttttatcatgTACTTGTGAAGATTTAGATTGATAATCACTCTCTTTCGTGTCTTGCTCCAGATTTTCTTCAGGTTTAACTCAGGATCCAATTCCTCTGAATCAATCATCAAAATGGGTTGATTCTTCGTTCAGTGCTTCGAGCTTTGGATACACAATTAAAGTTGCTTGCATATATAGGATTGAGTCTCAAAGGTTATTGACTTTGCCTTTTCTAGATCATATTTAATGGCAACGTACTTTCATGGAAGTTCAGAAATCCAAGCAGCAGCTGCACCATCTGATGGGATCCAGACACTTTATCTCATGAACCCTAATTACCTCTCATCGTACTCTGACGCTACTCAACAGCAGCACCAACAACAGTCTCCAAATATGATCTTCTTCAACCACAGTAACACTGTTAACAATAGCCTTTCCCATGGACCGCCGCAGAATCACCACTTTGTCGGCATCCCCCTTCCTGTACCCTCTTCCAACATCACTTCCTCAGTTCCCGACAATCACAGCCGTCCATCGTCCCTACACGGGGTTGTCCCTAGTGTTCACTATAATATCTGGGGTTCAATAGATCAGAATTCGGTCGCATCAGCTGCTACAGCTAGTGAGTCTAGTGGGGCCCATGATGTCATGTCGTCCCAGGTGGGTTTTCGGAGGCCGGTGGTGGTGTCTCCAGGAAGGCAAGGATTATCTCTAAGCCTTTCGTCTCAGCAAGCACCGGCACCACCGACACCCTACAGTAGAGCTATAAGCAATGAGCATGAGATTCAAGCATTGCATCCTCATGTTTCGGTTGTGTCTTCAGGTGATGAAATCAGACTTTCTGGGAACTCTCCGCCGTCTGTTTCGGCAGTGTCGAATGGGGTTTCATGTATGCAAAACATGGTTTTGGGATCCAAGTACCTGAGAGCTACACAGGAGTTGCTTGATGAAGTTGCTAATGTGGGGAAAGACCTGATAAAGAGTGGCATTATAGCAAGGACTAAAGAGAAAATGAAGATGACTAAAGAATCTATAACTGGAGATGGTTCTGATGGTAGTGGTGAAGCTGTTGGTGAAACCAGCGCTAAGCGTGGAGCTGACCTTACTACAGCCCATAGGCAGGAGCTGCAAATGAAGAAGGCAAAGCTTGTAACCATGCTTGATGAGGTACGtacatgtatgtgtgtgtgtgtgtgtgtgtgtgtaaaacaAGTTGCATACTTCTGTGGCTGCTTTCCTTTGATGGCTGCTTTAGATTTTTTACCTgtcaaaatagaaaacattaCCCGCTTTCCTTTCAAATGCTACATGTAAATTCACGTGTGCTGTTTCCACAGTAAATAATGTTGAAATTAAGTACTTTGATTATAAGTAGAGTAAGGTCTTCGTCACTTGATTTTGGGATCATCGAAAACTGAACTCATCACTAAAAATTCTTGTTACCACTAAATCTACACAATCCGTACATTTTCCTTTCGGTAGTGACCTATGTGTATAATTCTCCTACTAATATATATCttgaagatgaaaatgaagaagagaTCGTAGCTTGGCATGGTGGAAATTATTGTAGAGCATGAGAGACTTTATTTCCATTAATACAAACTATGTATGTTCGTCTTTTTATGGCAGTTAAGTTAGGTTCCAGTCAAACAGGTCCATTAACAAGGTCAATTTCATGGCAGCCGTAGTTATATCAATTACCCcagctttttttcttgtttcttcctttttctttttcttttttcttcttctcttgtgGCTGTGATAAATTATTTGGTGAAATGCAAGTTGATGATCTTATAACCTGAAACATGCAATAAAGTCACAGTcctgctttcttttcttttccatcccTAGACTAAGTGCTCAAGTCTAATGTGGTCCTATTGTACTTAATCTGTCTCTTGCTTTGGAAACTTTCAAGGTGGACCAAAGATACAGGCAATACCACCACCAAATGCAAGTAGTAGTTTCCTCATTCGAGCAAGCAGCAGGATACGGTGCAGCGAAATCATACACTGCCCTAGCATTACAGACTATCTCAAGGCAATTCAGGAGTCTTAAAGACACAATCGCTTCACAAATCAGGGCCACGAGCAAGAGCTTGGGTGAAGAGGATTGCATTGGAGCAAAGGTTGAAGGTTCAAGACTAAGGTATGTGGATCATCAGCTTCGACAACAGCGAGCACTACAACAACTTGGAATGGTCCAACACAATGCTTGGAGACCCCAGAGAGGATTGCCTGAACGTGCTGTTTCAGTTCTTCGCGCTTGGCTCTTCGAGCACTTCCTTCACCCGTATGTTCCTCTGATAAGTAGTGCAAGAGAAAATATGAATATAGTAATAACCATTATGGGAGCTTCACCTAACAGATTGAACTAATCTTTTAGACGAGGATCCAGTAATGGTTTTCATTATATGATCTTACAAGTATGGGAATATATATATGGCATCATTATTAAATATGCGTGCATTGGCTATTTCTTAGTTTGATTTTGTGACAAATGTTTTGCTTCTGGTTGAACACAGTTATCCCAAGGATTCTGATAAGCACATGCTTGCAAAACAAACAGGGCTTACTAGGAGCCAGGTATGAACTCTAATCCTCTTCATCAGccgcaattatatatatattcagcaATAAATTTTAGGGTAGGTGATTGATTTCCTTCTTCTGCTATGAATCATTATCCAATATGAACTACATAAATGAACTGATCATGTATATGCAGGTGTCTAATTGGTTTATAAATGCTCGAGTTCGGCTGTGGAAGCCTATGGTTGAGGAAATGTACTTGGAGGAAATCAAGGAGCGAGAGAAAGATGGTTCTGAGGAGAGTGGAGGTAAAAATGAGAACAAAGAGTCTGGGTCCCATTCTAGTGCACCAGGAGAGAGCAGTACACATCACATGGATCAACTTAAGGGAGTAGTACTTCAATCAAAACAACCTGAAAAACCCACCAACCAGAATGCTTCTCCTACTAGATTTTCAAACCCAACAATCTCAATGTCTCCCATGGGAGCATCCTTTCAACAGCAAGCTGGTTTTACACTTATTGGGCCAGCTGAAATGGAAGGAATTACTCAAAGTTCAAAGAAACCAAGGAGCGGTGACATGCAGAATTCTCCAAGTAGTATCCTCTCCATGGACATGGACGTGAAACATGGTGAGACAAGTAGGGAAATCGGTGTGAATTTTGGTGGTGAAAGGTTGACCAAGGATGGTTATCCTCTAATCACTGGCAGCAATGGATCTTTTGGAGCATATCCAATGGGAGATCTTGGAAGGTTTAACATTGAGCAGTTGACCCCAAGATTTAGTGGAAATAGTGTCTCCCTCACTCTTGGCTTACCACACTGTGAGAACCTTTCTCTTTCAGGAACTCAGCAAAACTACCTCTCCAGCCAGAACATTCAGCTGGGTGGAAGAAGAATAGAAATTGGAACCAGTGAACCTGACTTTTCTGGGATTAACACCTCACAAAATTCTCACTCGAGCTCTGGTTTTGAGAGTGTTGACATTCAAAACAGAAAGAGGTTTCCTGCTCAACTATTACCAGATTTTGTGGCCTGATCAATTCGACATGTACTTAACAATTCATACTTCAAGATCTCAGGTAACATGCATGTGCAAGTAACAGCTCTCTCCTTTCTAATGTACCCTGGCCTATAGAAAGAGAAGCTAAAGAAAAGCTTACAAGCATGATGATTGCTGCAAAGCAAGAAGAAAAGTCAGTGTAGCTAGGTTTTAGTTATAGAGAACAACTAGCTAGTGTTCTTACATATTGCTTAGGGGAGGATTGAGTTCATAATtaaggttaattaattaaatgattgtATATTATATTCACACATTGGGGCATAGTTATATGGAAATTAAGATTTCATGGATATGCAAAATGGGTTAATTCATATTTGGGTACGCAAATCTCCCAATCCCTCTATTTGTATGTGTATTGGTGTAgggtctttttattattattattattattattgtagaaaaactatcaaaacattgtagatatttttttaaaaaaaaaatctgtgatTCTAGTTGGTAAATAACTTAACACTAATTATAAgcctaaaaaataactttaaatccTAGTGAATTAGAAAATTACATAATCCACATATCTAAAATATACCTAGTAAGTAACTatccacaaaaaaagaaaattaaggttGTCCTGCGGTATGAGAAGGACCTGCATcaaatataacataatttatttagtaaactaatttaatttatttacacacacatacatacacacacacatacatgcgCGCGcgcccacacacacacacacacacacacacacacacacacacacacacacacacatatatatatatatagtgtttacactttttttccttttaacacCATAATTTCTAATACATTTTCTGTAGACATATTCTTCAACTTTAATTACTTGAGATAACTTCTCTATTACCAAGCTCCATAGTTTGCTTGTAAagcttactctttttttttttttaccaccttGGTCCCCATCTTATGGAAGTTCACGTAATCACACTATTAATTTAGGTCTTCCTTAATTCCTGATCAAATTCATTACCACCTTGTCCATTTTACACATGAATGACTAAATTTTATAACCACACCTTAGTTTCTGTTCTTACGGATGACTAAGTCATTTTTCCATATCACATTAGCCATGCCTTTGCAAATGGCTAAATCAAATACTATT from the Populus nigra chromosome 1, ddPopNigr1.1, whole genome shotgun sequence genome contains:
- the LOC133668682 gene encoding BEL1-like homeodomain protein 1, with product MATYFHGSSEIQAAAAPSDGIQTLYLMNPNYLSSYSDATQQQHQQQSPNMIFFNHSNTVNNSLSHGPPQNHHFVGIPLPVPSSNITSSVPDNHSRPSSLHGVVPSVHYNIWGSIDQNSVASAATASESSGAHDVMSSQVGFRRPVVVSPGRQGLSLSLSSQQAPAPPTPYSRAISNEHEIQALHPHVSVVSSGDEIRLSGNSPPSVSAVSNGVSCMQNMVLGSKYLRATQELLDEVANVGKDLIKSGIIARTKEKMKMTKESITGDGSDGSGEAVGETSAKRGADLTTAHRQELQMKKAKLVTMLDEVDQRYRQYHHQMQVVVSSFEQAAGYGAAKSYTALALQTISRQFRSLKDTIASQIRATSKSLGEEDCIGAKVEGSRLRYVDHQLRQQRALQQLGMVQHNAWRPQRGLPERAVSVLRAWLFEHFLHPYPKDSDKHMLAKQTGLTRSQVSNWFINARVRLWKPMVEEMYLEEIKEREKDGSEESGGKNENKESGSHSSAPGESSTHHMDQLKGVVLQSKQPEKPTNQNASPTRFSNPTISMSPMGASFQQQAGFTLIGPAEMEGITQSSKKPRSGDMQNSPSSILSMDMDVKHGETSREIGVNFGGERLTKDGYPLITGSNGSFGAYPMGDLGRFNIEQLTPRFSGNSVSLTLGLPHCENLSLSGTQQNYLSSQNIQLGGRRIEIGTSEPDFSGINTSQNSHSSSGFESVDIQNRKRFPAQLLPDFVA